A genomic region of Lytechinus pictus isolate F3 Inbred chromosome 2, Lp3.0, whole genome shotgun sequence contains the following coding sequences:
- the LOC129254871 gene encoding uncharacterized protein LOC129254871 yields the protein MKRTFVVLVLLGLGLIPQVCQSERTIIEQAWPGAFKGRMTLSVDECTSSIYGGGWTVTVVFDRPVYNLDIWRAQIISRSADNLVYELGNMNWNPVIYPNTYLELEFIGYLRQNQGGGTHGTATLNDNGLCNELTDLSSSQSSSSLPDLSDGSCEAEYELLDEWPGNFKGRVRLPISTRLSGGWTASLIFSDPVNNLQIWTASILSVSNDKRVYRLRNQQWNRRLDVGVVYQAEFIGSLSSAIIPTFSFLMEDHPACDDITSEVSSVVDNGVCSCGTVRQLIDEWGNNFKGRVRVPVTNSLTGGWTAELEFSEPVWNLQIWTALIQGIDSTFTRYTLTNQQWNSDLAGAEFDAEFIGAISAGIPDFQIRLLNQPDCECPEYYVPTTTIPTTTIPTTTVSTTIPLTTTNPLPSTMETTVVPEVTTAEETTSQVATIYPEVTTEDGKSTTLGPDATTADLESTTPNTPDVTTDDVTDETTTIAEESTTDSTGLMETTKTLPDVSTVTPKVGDYADYDEVLHKSILFYEAQRSGALPSSNRIPYRGDSALNDQGSNGESLTGGWYDAGDTVKFGLPMASSTTLLAWGIIEYQDAYISAGEYENALDSIKWATDYFMKCHVSPNEFYAQVGDGHFDHSLWVRPEELSGARPAFKLDPSNPGSDVAGETAAALAAASLIFKKDAVYSSALLTHAIQLFEFADTYRGYYSSSIPNADSFYHSSHYVDELAYAAAWLYRASGDQTYYNKALNLYQQHGLDAKPWAFDWDDKKAGLQLMMYQLSDGTSQTQYENAVKTYLDSWMRGGDVTYTPGGLAWRSQWGSLRYSANTAFLASIACRSGLSSQYCDFAQEQIDYMLGSNGRSFVVGFGDNPPDRPHHRASSCPDLPAPCGWNEFGAPGPNPQILYGALVGGPNDRDEFVNDRSDYIQNEVACDYNAGFQSAVAGVKQLLMEGLIVANPRALW from the exons ATGAAGCGGACATTCGTGGTCCTAGTCCTTCTTGGACTTGGTCTTATTCCTCAAGTTTGTCAGTCAGAACGAACCATCATTGAACAAGCCTGGCCTGGAGCATTTAAGGGACGAATGACTCTTTCCGTCGATGAATGTACAAGTTCTATCTACGGCGGAGGCTGGACAGTCACTGTAGTATTTGACCGACCCGTGTACAATCTAgat aTCTGGAGAGCCCAGATCATATCTCGGAGTGCTGATAACCTTGTCTATGAGCTTGGTAACATGAACTGGAACCCTGTAATTTATCCCAACACATACCTTGAGCTTGAATTCATCGGATACCTACGACAGAACCAGGGAGGAGGAACCCATGGAACGGCTACATTGAATGACAATGGACTATGTAACGAG CTGACAGATTTATCAAGCAGCCAGTCATCATCCAGCCTTCCTGACCTGAGCGATGGTAGTTGTGAAGCTGAGTATGAACTCCTCGATGAATGGCCAGGAAACTTTAAAGGTCGTGTGCGTCTTCCAATCTCTACCAGACTTTCTGGTGGATGGACAGCATCACTGATCTTCTCTGATCCTGTCAACAATCTTCAG ATTTGGACTGCATCTATTCTGAGTGTGAGCAATGACAAACGCGTTTATCGTCTTCGTAATCAACAATGGAACCGAAGACTAGACGTTGGAGTGGTTTACCAGGCCGAGTTCATTGGTTCACTATCATCAGCGATCATACCAACTTTCAGCTTCCTAATGGAAGATCATCCAGCTTGCGACGATATCACATCTGAG gtaTCTTCAGTGGTCGACAATGGTGTTTGCTCTTGTGGCACTGTACGTCAGCTTATCGATGAGTGGGGTAATAACTTCAAAGGTCGAGTCCGCGTACCCGTCACCAACTCATTGACCGGGGGATGGACTGCTGAGCTCGAGTTTTCCGAACCAGTCTGGAATTTACAG ATATGGACAGCTCTTATACAAGGCATCGATTCCACATTTACAAGATACACCCTGACCAACCAACAATGGAATTCAGATCTTGCCGGCGCTGAATTCGATGCCGAATTCATTGGCGCCATCTCTGCAGGAATTCCTGATTTCCAGATTCGTCTTCTCAACCAGCCCGACTGTGAGTGCCCGGAATATTACGTCCCTACTACAACTATTCCAACAACAACGATTCCAACGACGACAGTCTCTACGACTATCCCACTTACCACCACCAATCCACTGCCATCTACAATGGAGACAACTGTTGTCCCAGAGGTGACAACTGCAGAGGAAACGACATCGCAAGTCGCAACGATTTATCCTGAAGTCACAACTGAAGATGGAAAGTCTACCACCCTTGGTCCAGATGCGACGACGGCAGATCTTGAATCCACAACTCCGAATACACCAGATGTCACTACCGATGATGTCACCGATGAAACCACCACGATCGCCGAAGAATCTACAACCGACTCAACTGGCTTAATGGAAACTACTaaaactttacctgatgtatcAACTGTAACCCCTAAAG TTGGAGATTATGCTGACTACGACGAAGTCCTTCATAAGTCCATCTTGTTCTACGAGGCCCAGAGATCAGGTGCCCTTCCATCATCGAATCGTATTCCTTACCGTGGTGATTCTGCACTCAATGATCAGGGTAGCAACGGTGAGAGTCTTACCGGTGGATGGTATGACG CTGGAGACACTGTGAAATTCGGGTTGCCAATGGCATCATCAACCACCCTCCTAGCTTGGGGCATCATCGAGTACCAAGATGCATACATCTCGGCTGGTGAATACGAAAACGCTCTCGACAGCATTAAATGGGCCACTGATTACTTCATGAAATGTCATGTCTCCCCCAACGAGTTTTACGCTCAAGTGGGTGATGGTCACTTTGACCATTCTTTGTGGGTCAGACCTGAAGAACTGTCTGGAGCTAGACCAGCTTTCAAGCTTGATCCTTCCAATCCAGGCTCTGATGTTGCCGGAGAGACTGCCGCTGCCCTTGCTGCAGCTTCTTTAATCTTCAAGAAAG ATGCTGTATATTCCTCAGCTCTCTTAACCCATGCTATTCAGCTCTTCGAGTTTGCTGATACTTACCGGGGATACTACTCTAGTTCCATCCCAAACGCTGACAGCTTCTATCA TTCATCCCATTATGTTGACGAACTGGCCTATGCTGCAGCCTGGTTGTACCGAGCATCAGGTGATCAGACTTATTATAATAAGGCACTTAATCTATATCAGCAGCATGGACTTGATGCCAAACCATGGGCGTTTGACTGGGATGATAAGAAAGCAGGTCTGCAG CTTATGATGTATCAGCTGAGCGATGGTACGAGTCAAACCCAGTATGAAAATGCCGTCAAGACTTACTTAGATAGCTGGATGCGAGGAGGTGATGTGACCTATACACCTGGAGGCTTGGCTTGGCGATCTCAATGGGGTTCACTCCGTTATTCTG ccaacaCTGCATTCTTGGCCTCCATTGCCTGTCGATCTGGTCTTAGCTCGCAATATTGTGACTTCGCCCAAGAACAGATCGACTACATGTTAGGATCAAACGGTCGTAGTTTCGTAGTCGGATTTGGTGACAACCCTCCTGATAGACCACATCACCGGGCTAG TTCCTGCCCCGACTTGCCAGCTCCATGCGGGTGGAACgaatttggcgccccaggaCCCAACCCACAGATCCTTTACGGAGCCCTGGTTGGTGGTCCAAACGACAGAGATGAGTTCGTCAATGACCGATCTGATTACATTCAAAACGAGGTCGCTTGCGACTACAACGCCGGATTCCAATCTGCTGTGGCTGGTGTAAAACAGCTCCTAATGGAAGGCCTAATCGTTGCTAATCCACGTGCTCTGTGGTAG